The genomic stretch GTTTTTCTTTTGGTTATATTTGTACTCTAAATAAAATAGAATGTTTGTAGATTTTAAAGAAATACCAGAAGATGCAAAAGTTTGGGTATATCCTTCTAGTAGAAAATTTTACGCAAATGAAATTGAACCTTTAGAAGAAAAGGTAAAAGCATTTATTAGCACTTGGAAACAAGATGACGATACTTTTAAAGCTTCTTATAAAATTTTATACAATCGGTTTATTGTAATTACTGCAGACAATGTTACAACTCCTTTAAAGGGCGCAGATATAGATGCTTCTGTATCTTTTATTTTAGGTTTACAGCAAGAATATGAGGTAGAACTTTTAGACAGAATGAATGTTTGTTTTAAACAAGGAGAATTTGTACAATACAAAGATTTAAAAGACTTTAAAAAGTTATTAAAAAACAAAGCTTTAACAGGTAAATCTATTGTTTTTGATAACTTAATTACAACAAAAGAAGATTTTGAGAATTTTTGGAAAATCCCTAT from Polaribacter marinaquae encodes the following:
- a CDS encoding ABC transporter ATPase, translating into MFVDFKEIPEDAKVWVYPSSRKFYANEIEPLEEKVKAFISTWKQDDDTFKASYKILYNRFIVITADNVTTPLKGADIDASVSFILGLQQEYEVELLDRMNVCFKQGEFVQYKDLKDFKKLLKNKALTGKSIVFDNLITTKEDFENFWKIPIEDSWYNRFLK